TGCGCTTCTACACGCACTTCGGGCGGATCGAGAACCCCCTCGACATCATCCCGACGGCCTGCTTCGGCGCGGGCGCCGGACTGGGGGCCGGGCTGCTGCTGTACGGGGTGTGGATGCGGCTGCTGCGCAGGCGGCGGCCGGCGGAGGAGGGCCCGGGGCAGACGCCCGTGGCGGACGAGCCCCGTACGGAAGCCTCCACCGGCCCGAGGTAGACGGACCGGAAAGGGCCCGGCACCGCGCTGCGGTGCCGGGCCCTTCGGTGTGCCGTGGCCCGGTTCGGCCCGGCGGCTCAGTGGGCCGCCGACTCCCAGTCCTTGCCGACGCCGACGGAGACGTCCAGCGGGGCGCGCAACTCGACGGCGCCCGCCATCTCGTGGCGCAGGATCTGCTCCACCTGCTTCCGCTCGCCCCCGGCGATCTCCAGCACGATCTCGTCGTGGACCTGGAGCAGCATCCGCGAGGTCAGCTCCGCCTCCCGCAGCGCCTTGTCCACCCGCAGCATCGCCACCTTCACGATGTCGGCGGCGGTGCCCTGGATCGGGGCGTTGAGCGCCATCCGCTCGGCGGCCTCGCGGCGCTGGCGGTTGTCGCTGTTCAGGTCGGGGAGGTAGCGGCGGCGGCCCAGGATCGTCTCCGTGTAGCCGGTGGCCCGCGCTTCCTCGACGACCCGGTGGAGATAATCCCGTACGCCGCCGAACCGCTCGAAGTAGGTGTCCATCAGCACCCGCGCCTCGGCCGGGTCGATGTTCAGCTGCTGGGAGAGGCCGAACGCGGAGAGACCGTAGGCCAGGCCGTACGACATGGCCTTGATCTTGCGGCGCATCTCCGCGTCGACGGCGCCCTTCTCCACGCCGAAGACCTGGGAGGCGACCGTGGTGTGCAGGTCCTCGCCGGAGGTGAACGCCTCGATGAGACCGGCGTCCTCGGAGAGGTGGGCCATCACCCGCAGCTCGATCTGGCTGTAGTCCGCCGTCATCAGCGTCTCGAAGCCCTCGCCGACGACGAAGCCCCGGCGGATGGCCCGGCCCTCGTCGGTGCGGACCGGGATGTTCTGGAGGTTCGGATCGGTGGAGGAGAGGCGGCCGGTCGCCGCCACCGTCTGGTTGAACGTGGTGTGGATGCGGCCGTCGGCGGCGATCGTCTTGATCAGGCCCTCGACCGTGACCCGGAGCTTGGCCTGCTCGCGGTGGCGCAGCATCAGGACGGGCAGCTCGTGCTCGGTCTGCGCGGCCAGCCAGGCCAGCGCGTCCGCGTCGGTCGTGTAGCCCGTCTTGGTCTTCTTCGTCTTCGGCAGGCCCAGCTCGCCGAAGAGGATCTCCTGGAGCTGCTTGGGCGACCCGAGATTGAACTCCCGGCCCACCGCCGCGTGCGCCTCCTTCACCGCCTGCTGCACGGTCCCCGCGAACTGCTGCTCCATGGACTCCAGATGGGCCCGGTCGGCGGCGATGCCGTGCCGCTCCAGACGGGCCAGGAGGATCGAGGTCGGCAGCTCCATGTCATGGAGCAGCTCGGTGGCGTTGACCTCCTTCAGCCGGGTGGTGAACGCGTCGCCCAGGTCCAGCACGGCGCGGGCCTGCGCCATCAGGGCGTCCTGCTCGGCCCGGTCGTCCGCGCCGAAGGCGAGCTGCCCGTCGGAGGCGGCGGCCGGGGCCAGCTCGCGGCCCAGATACTCCACGGCCAGCGCGTCCAGGGCGAAGGAGCGGCGGCCCGGCTTCACCAGATACGCGGCGAGCGCGGTGTCCATGGTGACGCCTTCGAGCTGCCAGCCCATCTCGGGGAAGACCCGCATCACGTTCTTCGCGTTGTGCAGGACCTTGGGCCGGGCCGGGTCCGCCACCCATGCGGCGAACGCCCGCTCGTCGGCCTCCTCCAGCTGCGCCGGGTCCAGCCAGGCGGCGGCCCCGTCGGCGGCGGCGAGCGCGACCTCGGTGACCGTACCGGCGCCAAGGGACCAGGTGTCGACGGTCATCACGCCGAGCGGCTGCGCACCGTGCGCCTCCAGCCACGGGGCGACCTCGCCCGAGCCGAGCACCGCACCGTCCAACTCGATACCGGCGGCGGGCGCCGGCGGCTCGGCCTCCGCCGCACCCGGGTCGACGGCGAGGAGACGCTCGCGCAGGCTCGGGTTGCGGATCTCCAGTATGTCCAGGACACCGGTGACGGCCGTGCGGTCGTACGGAGCGCGCTCCAGCTCGGCCGGGGACTTCGGCAGCTCCACGTCCCGGACCATCTCGGTCAGCACCCGGTTCATCTTCACCGCGTCCAGATGGTCGCGGAAATTCTGCCCGGCCTTGCCTTTGACCTCCTCGGCCCGCTCCACCAGCTCGGCGAACGAACCGAACTGGTTGATCCACTTCGCGGCCGTCTTCTCACCGACTCCCGGGATGCCCGGCAGGTTGTCCGACGGGTCGCCGCGCAGGGCCGCGAAGTCCGGATACTGCTGCGGGGTGAGCCCGTACTTCTCGACGACCTTCTCCGGGGTGAACCGGGTCAGCTCGGAGACCCCCTTCGTGGGGTACAGCACGGTCACGTTCTCCGTGATCAGCTGGAAGGAGTCCCGGTCGCCGGTGACGATCAGCACCTCGAACCCGGCCGCCTCCGCCTGGGTCGCCAGCGTCGCGATGACGTCGTCCGCCTCGAAGCCGTCCACCGCGAACCGGTCCGCGTGCATCGCGTCCAGCAGCTCGCCGATCAGCTCCACCTGCCCCTTGAACTCGTCGGGGGTCTTGGAGCGGTTCGCCTTGTACTCCGGGAACTCCTGCGCACGCCAGGTCTTGCGCGACACGTCGAACGCCACCGCGAAGTGCGTGGGCGCCTCGTCACGCAGGGTGTTCGCCAGCATCGACATGAAGCCGTACACGGCATTCGTCGGCTGCCCCACCGCCGTCGTGAAATTCTCCGCGGGCAGGGCGAAGAACGCCCGGTACGCCAGGGAGTGCCCGTCCATGAGGAGCAGGCGCGGTCGGTTGTCTGCCGTCTTCTTCGATGCCGTCTCAGCCACGCCCTCGATCCTGCCACGGCCCACTGACAATCCGGACCGGGCACGGCCTTGCGGAGGCGTGACAGGATCGATGGTGAGGACACACGACCGTCGAAGAAGCGCTCGAAGGGGAGCAGCATCATGGCCAGCAAGCCGCCCGCAGGTGACCCGGTCCAGGACGCCCCGCAGGTCGGGACGGCCCCGCACGCCGCCGCCGGGCTGCCCGCCGTCGCCCACTCCCTGCGCATCGCCCAGCAGCAGATGGGCGTGCGCCGCACCGCGCGGACCCTCCTCAAGGTCAACCAGAAGGACGGGTTCGACTGCCCCGGCTGCGCCTGGCCCGAGGGCGACAAGCGGCACACCGCCGAATTCTGCGAGAACGGGGCGAAGGCCGTCGCCGAGGAGGCGACGCTGCGCCGGGTCACCCCGGACTTCTTCGCGGCCCACCCCGTCGCCGACCTCGCCGAGCGCAGCGGCTACTGGCTGGGCCAGCAGGGGAGGATCACCCAGCCGGTGTACCTCCCCGAGGGCGCCGACCGGTACGAGGCGGTCAGCTGGGAGCGCGCCTTCGCGATCATCGCCGAGGAGCTGACCGCACTCGACTCCCCCGACGAGGCCCTCTTCTACACCTCGGGGCGCACCAGCAACGAGGCCGCCTTCCTCTTCCAGCTCTTCGCCCGCGAGTTCGGTACCAACAACCTCCCCGACTGCTCCAACATGTGCCACGAATCGTCCGGCTCGGCGCTCGGCGAGACCATCGGCGTCGGCAAGGGCAGCGTCTCCCTGGAGGACATCCACCAGGCCGACCTGATCATCGTCGCCGGACAGAACCCCGGCACGAACCACCCCCGGATGCTCTCCGCGCTGGAGAAGGCGAAGAACGCCGGAGCGAAGATCATCTCGGTGAACCCGCTCCCCGAAGCGGGCATGGAGCGGTTCAAGAACCCGCAGACACCGCACGGCATGCTCAAGGGCACGCCGCTCAACGACCTCTTCCTCCAGATCCGCATCGGCGGCGACCAGGCCCTCTTCCGCCTCCTCAACAAGCTGATCCTGGCCACCGAGGGCGCCGTCGACACCGCGTTCGTCACCGAACACACCCACGGTTATGAGGAGTTCGCCAAGGCCGCCGAAGCAGCCGGCTGGGACGAGACCCTCACCGCGACCGGCCTCACCCGCGCCGAGATCGAACAGGCCCTCGCCCTCGTCCTCGCATCGGAGCGCACCATCGTCTGCTGGGCCATGGGCCTCACCCAGCACAAGCACTCCGTGCCCACCATCCGGGAGATCGTCAACTTCCTCCTCCTGCGCGGCAACATCGGCCGCCCCGGCGCCGGGGTCTGTCCCGTGCGCGGGCACTCCAACGTCCAGGGCGACCGCACCATGGGCATCTTCGAACGGCCCGCACCGGCCTTCCTGGACGCCCTCGACAAGGAGTTCGGCATCACCTCGCCCCGCCACCACGGCTACGACGTGGTGCGCTCCATCCAGGCCCTGCGCGACGGCGAGGCCAAGGTCTTCTTCGCGATGGGCGGCAACTTCGTCGCCGCCACCCCGACACCGCCGTCACCGAGGCCGCGATGCGCCGCGCCCGCCTCACCGTCCATGTGTCGACCAAGCTCAACCGCTCCCACGCCGTCACCGGCACCCGCGCGCTGATCCTGCCGACGCTCGGCCGCACCGACAAGGACGTCCAGGCGGGCGGCAAGCAGTTCGTCACCGTCGAGGACTCCATGGGCATGGTCCACGCCTCCCGAGGCAACCTCACCCCCGCCGGCCCCCACCTGCTCTCGGAACCGGCCATCGTCAGCCGCCTCGCCCGGGCGGTGCTCGGCGCCGACTCCCGTACGCCATGGGAGGAGTTCGAACGGGACTACGCCACCATCCGCGACCGCATCTCCCGAGTCGTCGCGGGCTTCGAGGACTTCAACACCCGCCTCGCCGCCCACCCCGGCGGCTTCGCCCTCCCCCACGCCCCCCGCGACGAGCGCCGCTTCCCCACCGCCACCGGCCGCGCCAACTTCACCGCCGCCCCCGTCGAGTTCCCCGAACTCCCCGAAGGCAGGCTCCTGTTGCAGACCCTGCGCTCCCACGACCAGTACAACACCACCATCTACGGCCTGGACGACCGCTACCGCGGCATCAAGAACGGCCGCCGCGTCGTCCTGGTCAACCCCGACGACGCGGCCGCCCTCGGCCTCACCGACGGCTCCTACACCGACCTCGTCAGCGAGTGGAAGGACGGCGTGGAGCGCCGCGCGGAGGGCTTCCGCGTCGTCCACTACCCCACCGCCCGGGGCTGCGCCGCCGCCTACTACCCGGAGACCAACGTCCTGGTCCCGCTGGGCTCCACCGCGGACACCAGCAACACCCCGGCCAGCAAGTCGGTCGTCATCCGCTTCGAGAACCCCCGGGGAGACTGAGGACCACCATCCCCTAAGCGTCCGCTCAGCCGTCTGGTAAGAACAGTGCACACAGCAATGACCCAGCGCAGACGATCGGAGCCGGACCCATGGGCGAGCACACCGCACCCCTCTTCCCGCAGGAAGTCATCGACGAGTACGCGGCACTCGGCGTCGACCTTCCCGCCCTCTTCTCCGCCGGCCACCTCGGCGAGCGCATGGGCGTGACCATCGTCGAGGCCGCCGCCGACCGCGTCGTCGGCACCATGCCCGTAGAGGGGAACACCCAGCCCTACGGCCTCCTGCACGGCGGCGCGTCCGCCGTCCTCGCCGAGACCCTCGGCTCCATCGGCTCCATGCTCCACGGCGGCGCGAGCAAGGTCGCCGTCGGCGTCGACCTCAACTGCACCCACCACCGAAGCGCCCGCAGCGGCCTCGTCACCGGCGTCGCCACCCCCGTACACCGGGGCAGGTCGACCGCCACGTACGAGATCGTCATCACCGACGAACAGGACAAGCGGGTCTGCACCGCCCGCCTCACCTGCCTCCTCCGCGACGCCCCCCGCCCCGACGCCGGCTGACACCCCGCACCCCGGCACGACCCCACCCTCACAGCACAGCCCGCCACCACCGCACCACCGCCGCAAGGCCCCCTGCCCGGCCGGAAACCGCATCTCACAATCCGGCCGGGCAGCGCCATATCCCCACCAAATCCAGCACCGCTGATCACCACCCTCGGTCAGCACTCTTGACGCCGAACCACGTTCCATGAGCCACTCAGCAGCCACATTGACCTCGGCGGACTCGAACGCACCTTCGTCGTTGTAACACTGCGTAACAACGACGAAATGTGAAAACCAGCCGCTCACCCCGGCCCGAGGCACCCGGGGCACACCGCCACGCCCGACGCCGGCCCCACCCCGCGTCAGCACCAAGATCACCCCAAGCCCCTTAGCAGAGCTGCGCGTTCTCAGCATGTGGTCATTTCGCACTCCATGCCAAAGCCACACATCCGCACCCGGAAACCTCAAGCCTTGCTCAACGGCATAACAAGAGCGTCACATCCGCAGCCGACCCGTCCCGGAGGCCCTCGGCTGCGCTTAGAGTCACGGCCAGTCACCGCGCCGCCGGGCACGTCTCAGCACAGCCCCCGTACCACCCCAGTACGGCCCGGCGACCGACACGGCACCTCAAGCAGAGGAGGCCGCGCCAGGGAAAGGACTTTTCGTGCGACACCGTTCTTTGCTCATACTCACTGCCGTGCTCACCACCGGAGCACTCACCCTCACCGCCTGCGGTTCGCGCGACGACAGCAACAACAGCAGCGGCAGCGACGGCGGCACCACCACCGTCGTCATCGGCGTCGACGCCCCGCTCACCGGCGACCTCTCCGCCCTCGGCCTCGGCATCAAGAACTCCGCCGACCTCGCCGCCAAGCAGGCCAACGCGAAGAAGTACGTCGACGGCGTCACCTTCGAGATCCAGGCCCTCGACGACCAGGCCCAGCCGTCGTCCGGCCAGCAGAACGCGAGCAAGTTCGTCGCCAACAAGAAGGTCCTCGGCACCGTCGGCCCCCTGAACTCCTCCGTCGGCGAGTCCATGCAGAAGGTCCTCGCCGACGCCAAGCTCGCCCAGGTCTCCCCCGCCAACACCTCGCCCTCCCTCACCCAGGGCCAGAAGTGGAACGAGGGAACCAAGGAGCGCCCCTTCGCCTCCTACTTCCGCACCGCCACCACCGACGCCGTCCAGGGCCCCTTCGCGGCGCAGTACCTCTTCAACGACGCCAAGAAGAAGAAGGTCTTCGTCATCGACGACAAGAAGACCTACGGCGCCGGCCTCGCCGGCACCTTCAA
This DNA window, taken from Streptomyces griseus subsp. griseus, encodes the following:
- the polA gene encoding DNA polymerase I, yielding MAETASKKTADNRPRLLLMDGHSLAYRAFFALPAENFTTAVGQPTNAVYGFMSMLANTLRDEAPTHFAVAFDVSRKTWRAQEFPEYKANRSKTPDEFKGQVELIGELLDAMHADRFAVDGFEADDVIATLATQAEAAGFEVLIVTGDRDSFQLITENVTVLYPTKGVSELTRFTPEKVVEKYGLTPQQYPDFAALRGDPSDNLPGIPGVGEKTAAKWINQFGSFAELVERAEEVKGKAGQNFRDHLDAVKMNRVLTEMVRDVELPKSPAELERAPYDRTAVTGVLDILEIRNPSLRERLLAVDPGAAEAEPPAPAAGIELDGAVLGSGEVAPWLEAHGAQPLGVMTVDTWSLGAGTVTEVALAAADGAAAWLDPAQLEEADERAFAAWVADPARPKVLHNAKNVMRVFPEMGWQLEGVTMDTALAAYLVKPGRRSFALDALAVEYLGRELAPAAASDGQLAFGADDRAEQDALMAQARAVLDLGDAFTTRLKEVNATELLHDMELPTSILLARLERHGIAADRAHLESMEQQFAGTVQQAVKEAHAAVGREFNLGSPKQLQEILFGELGLPKTKKTKTGYTTDADALAWLAAQTEHELPVLMLRHREQAKLRVTVEGLIKTIAADGRIHTTFNQTVAATGRLSSTDPNLQNIPVRTDEGRAIRRGFVVGEGFETLMTADYSQIELRVMAHLSEDAGLIEAFTSGEDLHTTVASQVFGVEKGAVDAEMRRKIKAMSYGLAYGLSAFGLSQQLNIDPAEARVLMDTYFERFGGVRDYLHRVVEEARATGYTETILGRRRYLPDLNSDNRQRREAAERMALNAPIQGTAADIVKVAMLRVDKALREAELTSRMLLQVHDEIVLEIAGGERKQVEQILRHEMAGAVELRAPLDVSVGVGKDWESAAH
- a CDS encoding PaaI family thioesterase → MGEHTAPLFPQEVIDEYAALGVDLPALFSAGHLGERMGVTIVEAAADRVVGTMPVEGNTQPYGLLHGGASAVLAETLGSIGSMLHGGASKVAVGVDLNCTHHRSARSGLVTGVATPVHRGRSTATYEIVITDEQDKRVCTARLTCLLRDAPRPDAG
- a CDS encoding branched-chain amino acid ABC transporter substrate-binding protein, with amino-acid sequence MRHRSLLILTAVLTTGALTLTACGSRDDSNNSSGSDGGTTTVVIGVDAPLTGDLSALGLGIKNSADLAAKQANAKKYVDGVTFEIQALDDQAQPSSGQQNASKFVANKKVLGTVGPLNSSVGESMQKVLADAKLAQVSPANTSPSLTQGQKWNEGTKERPFASYFRTATTDAVQGPFAAQYLFNDAKKKKVFVIDDKKTYGAGLAGTFKAEFTKLGGKVVGTEHIDPETKDFSSVATKVKSAGADVVYYGGEYPAAGPLSKQIKKAGAKIPLVGGDGIYSGEYIKLSGAEGVGDLATSVGAPIETLPSAKDFVANYEKAGYKEPFEAYGGYSYDAAWSIIEAVKAVVDANDGKLPDDARAKVAEAVGKVDFEGVTGKVSFDEYGDTTNKQLTVYEYKDGAWAAVKSGELSS